In the genome of Acidobacteriota bacterium, the window CCCGTGGGCGGACCCTCCATTTCACCGGGCTGCTTCAACGAATCCCCCTCCGCTCCGTTATACTCTGGCACAGGGTCGCGCTTGTGGCGACAGGGCCACGTCCATCGGGGAACGTGTGTATCCAAGTACGAAGAAGAAATTACTCAGGCGGCTGGCGCTCGTTCTACTTGTCGGCGTGGCCGTGATGGCGGTCTACGTCGCCCTCCAGCCCTACGAACGCTGGCGTGCCCACGCCGCGTCTCTCGAGCCGTACGTGGTCGCGCGTTCGACGGCGGAAGTCTTGCCGGCGCTCCGCAGCGCAGCGAATCGAATCGGCGGCTGGCATTACGTGGGCGAGGCCGGAGACGACGATCGTCTTCAGGTCGTCTTCACGCGGGAGGTTCGGATTCCCGGCGGGTTCGACGACGTGACCGTGACGCTCCGGGATGAAGGGACCTCGACCCGCGTTTCGGCGCGCTCAACTTCGCGCAGGACCTGGGCCGACTTTGGACGTAACCGTCGCAACCTGAGCCGTTTGAGATCGGAACTCGCGGCCGTTCTCGACTCTGGAGGGAACGAGTGAGCCACAATCGATCGATCCGCTGTCTGCTCACGCTTGTGCTCGTACTTGGCACGACCGTCGGGTCCACCGGCGATTCGATCCATCCTGTATCGGAGCGCGGGGAAGAGCTGATCCGAAATCGTCGATACGACGCCTTCAAGGGAGCCCACTACCGCGTCAAGACGGATGATCCTCGTATCAAGACTCGAGTGGCAGTGGATCTGCTCGACGCGTTCTACGGTTTTTTCGAGTCCAGCTGGGAATCTCCGGTTGAGCTGGACGAGGACACGTCGCACTCGATGGCGTTCTTGTTCTATTCGAGCAACAGCTATCGAAGTGCCGTACGCGATTCCCACAACTGTGTATTTTCCTCGTCCCAATCGGACCACGACCCGAGACTCGATGTGACGGCCCACCACACCGAGACCGGCTTTCCTGAATTCGCCGACAGCCTCATTCACGGCGCGGCGCATCAGCAGCTGGCTAGGAGGTTCTTTCATCCTGAAACGCCGCGTCCGACATGGTTGTTGGAGGGACTCGCGGGATACTTCAGCGGCACACGGGTGAACGACTCGCTCGAGTTTCAGGCCGGACGGACGGGTCGCAAGTCGATCCAACTGTTCGACGAACCTCTGCCGGGAACTTCGCGCTTCAGGGCGCGATTCACACGTCGCTTCAATCGATTGATGAACGAGGGACAGTTCGAAAACCGCCCATCGATCGACGCGCTCCTGAAGATGGAGACGCCGCTGCGGTTTTCCGCCGGGAATCGAGAGGGCAACTACGTGTTGAGTTGGGCGCTCGTGCACTATCTGTTGCAGGGAGACGAT includes:
- a CDS encoding DUF1499 domain-containing protein produces the protein MYPSTKKKLLRRLALVLLVGVAVMAVYVALQPYERWRAHAASLEPYVVARSTAEVLPALRSAANRIGGWHYVGEAGDDDRLQVVFTREVRIPGGFDDVTVTLRDEGTSTRVSARSTSRRTWADFGRNRRNLSRLRSELAAVLDSGGNE
- a CDS encoding DUF1570 domain-containing protein produces the protein MSHNRSIRCLLTLVLVLGTTVGSTGDSIHPVSERGEELIRNRRYDAFKGAHYRVKTDDPRIKTRVAVDLLDAFYGFFESSWESPVELDEDTSHSMAFLFYSSNSYRSAVRDSHNCVFSSSQSDHDPRLDVTAHHTETGFPEFADSLIHGAAHQQLARRFFHPETPRPTWLLEGLAGYFSGTRVNDSLEFQAGRTGRKSIQLFDEPLPGTSRFRARFTRRFNRLMNEGQFENRPSIDALLKMETPLRFSAGNREGNYVLSWALVHYLLQGDDGAYRESFMKYLQALRTREASATDDGPDLLEMVGLSARVLEERVLTHGRSVKFR